The following proteins are encoded in a genomic region of Reichenbachiella sp.:
- a CDS encoding EF-hand domain-containing protein → MDFDHDGLLMQSDFQNLGDNVAIFRCLMPPSEVEDFITQRGQGFWQQLTDFLANQEPSRCNLTNWLKYLEAVAVDQLYGPFEAVAKQMAEDIFFIYDKDHNNFLSKQEYMCFFVSLRVEIKFIDICFKKLDINGDMQLSKEELSSALVDFFTSDDTKRPGNLLFGNPESYQFDTRRTVYTEV, encoded by the coding sequence TTGGATTTTGATCATGATGGACTGCTTATGCAGAGCGATTTTCAAAACCTGGGCGACAATGTAGCCATATTCAGGTGTTTGATGCCTCCTTCGGAAGTCGAGGATTTTATAACACAACGAGGTCAAGGATTTTGGCAACAACTCACAGATTTTTTAGCTAATCAAGAACCCAGTAGGTGCAACTTGACCAATTGGCTAAAATATCTCGAAGCGGTAGCAGTAGATCAATTATATGGGCCATTCGAAGCAGTAGCTAAGCAAATGGCAGAAGATATATTTTTCATCTACGATAAGGACCACAATAACTTTCTTTCTAAGCAAGAGTATATGTGTTTCTTCGTTTCGTTACGAGTCGAAATCAAGTTCATTGATATTTGTTTTAAAAAATTGGATATTAATGGTGATATGCAATTGAGCAAGGAGGAGCTTTCATCAGCCTTGGTTGACTTTTTTACTAGTGATGATACCAAGAGACCCGGTAATTTACTTTTTGGAAATCCGGAGAGCTATCAATTCGACACCAGACGAACTGTGTATACCGAGGTTTAA
- a CDS encoding citrate synthase: MAEETAEIKVGDKSIELPLITGTENETAINIGKLRAESGLITLDPGYKNTGATQSAITFLDGEKGILRHRGYSIEELAENSTFLEVAYLLIYGELPTPAEYETFTKDITHHTLVHEDFKKILDGFPASSHPMGVLSSLVTAMTAFYPESLDPNRSKEAVYMSIVRILAKMPTFAAWAFKNQMGHPVVYPKNNLDYCSNFLHMMFNLPSQDYDVDPVVSAALNKLLILHADHEQNCSTSTVRIVGSSQASLYVSLSAGINALWGPLHGGANQAVIEMLENIKADGGDTQKWMDKAKDKNDPFRLMGFGHRVYKNFDPRAKIIKKAADDVLEKLGVVDPVLDIAKGLEEVALNDPYFVERNLYPNVDFYSGIIYRALGIPTEMFTVMFALGRLPGWIAQWKEMRENNEPIGRPRQVYVGETERPYVDMSKR, translated from the coding sequence ATGGCAGAAGAAACCGCAGAAATAAAAGTAGGAGATAAGAGCATTGAACTTCCATTAATCACGGGCACCGAAAATGAGACCGCCATCAATATTGGCAAACTCAGAGCTGAAAGTGGTTTGATTACCCTTGACCCAGGGTATAAAAACACTGGAGCAACCCAAAGCGCCATAACTTTTTTGGATGGCGAAAAGGGAATTTTGAGGCACCGAGGTTATTCAATAGAAGAGCTTGCAGAAAATTCTACTTTTCTAGAAGTGGCTTATCTATTGATATATGGTGAATTGCCTACTCCAGCTGAATACGAAACATTCACGAAAGATATTACGCATCACACCTTAGTTCATGAGGACTTCAAGAAAATTCTTGACGGTTTCCCTGCAAGTTCCCACCCAATGGGCGTGCTTTCTTCTTTGGTGACTGCTATGACAGCATTCTACCCAGAGAGCTTGGATCCTAACAGATCTAAAGAAGCGGTATACATGAGCATCGTTAGAATTTTGGCTAAGATGCCAACATTCGCCGCTTGGGCTTTCAAAAACCAAATGGGACACCCTGTAGTGTATCCTAAGAACAACTTGGACTACTGCAGCAACTTCCTTCACATGATGTTCAACTTGCCTTCGCAAGACTATGATGTGGATCCAGTGGTATCTGCAGCTCTAAATAAGTTATTGATCCTACATGCAGATCATGAGCAAAACTGCTCTACGTCTACAGTAAGAATCGTAGGGTCTTCTCAGGCTAGTTTGTACGTTTCTTTGTCAGCAGGTATCAACGCACTTTGGGGGCCTTTACATGGTGGAGCTAACCAAGCAGTGATCGAAATGCTAGAAAACATCAAAGCTGACGGTGGAGACACGCAGAAGTGGATGGACAAAGCAAAAGACAAAAACGATCCGTTCAGATTGATGGGCTTTGGACACAGAGTGTACAAAAATTTCGACCCTAGAGCCAAAATCATCAAGAAAGCTGCAGATGATGTATTGGAAAAATTGGGCGTAGTGGATCCTGTGTTGGATATCGCTAAAGGTTTGGAAGAAGTAGCATTGAACGATCCTTACTTCGTAGAAAGAAACCTCTACCCTAACGTAGATTTCTATTCTGGAATTATCTACAGAGCATTAGGAATTCCTACTGAAATGTTTACCGTGATGTTCGCCTTGGGTAGACTACCAGGTTGGATCGCTCAGTGGAAAGAAATGAGAGAAAACAATGAACCGATCGGCAGACCAAGACAAGTATATGTCGGTGAAACTGAAAGGCCATACGTAGATATGAGCAAGAGATAA
- a CDS encoding pathogenesis-related family 1 protein, translating into MRKIALLFILPFLLFRCGSDDNEGSDTFPTFEDAMIQEILDAHNEYRNDVGIANLVWSEEVATSAQAWATELAADCEFKHSGDDFGENIWAGTEGAFSPTDVVTSWGSEIADYDYESNTCSADKDCGHYTQIVWENTTKVGCGVATCDGRDIWVCQYDPPGNFVGEKPY; encoded by the coding sequence ATGAGAAAAATAGCTCTCCTATTTATACTGCCTTTTTTATTGTTTCGCTGTGGCTCTGATGATAACGAAGGCAGTGACACCTTTCCTACCTTTGAAGATGCCATGATTCAAGAAATTTTAGATGCACACAACGAATATCGAAATGATGTGGGAATTGCCAATCTCGTCTGGTCTGAAGAAGTAGCTACTTCCGCTCAAGCTTGGGCAACAGAATTGGCTGCCGATTGCGAATTCAAACATTCTGGCGATGACTTTGGTGAAAATATTTGGGCAGGAACGGAAGGAGCCTTCTCTCCCACAGATGTGGTCACCAGCTGGGGATCAGAAATCGCCGACTACGACTACGAATCCAACACTTGCTCAGCTGACAAAGACTGTGGGCATTATACCCAAATCGTTTGGGAAAACACTACAAAAGTTGGATGTGGAGTGGCCACCTGCGATGGCCGGGATATTTGGGTATGTCAATATGATCCTCCAGGAAATTTTGTTGGCGAGAAACCCTACTAA
- a CDS encoding sodium-dependent transporter, with the protein MAGRGNFSNRLGFILAAAGSAVGLGNIWKFPFEVEAGGGAAFVLIYLVFCFLLCFPVMVTEIAIGRKTNKNAVGAFNALGYNKWNIIGKMGILAGIVILSFYNVVAGWALGYFFEMAQGNFNVGKEFGSYVANVSTTGIYAVIFMAFTAFVVSRGVSAGIEKGAKILMPTLIIMILGLLAYSLTLPNAMTGVKYYLVPEFSELNLKTIGGALRQSFFSLSLGMGTIITYGSYLSKKENIISSTVSVTFFDVGIAFLAGLMLFPLVAYSTGGDMSNIQGGAGLIFAALPSVFESLGAGLGSILGAFFFLLLSFAALTSTVSLLEVPVSYVVDEHKISRPKATAIMAAIIFIAGLPSLVGNGYSEMFTSFVTYVGADGPVGFMDFLGHLADCMLLLGGFLIVTFAGYVWKKENLNEEIAIGYEGYENSRVKVFIGFAVRYLCPALLGLLFIMVVLSNFFGVDIIN; encoded by the coding sequence ATGGCAGGAAGAGGAAATTTTAGCAATCGATTGGGATTCATTTTGGCAGCAGCTGGTTCGGCAGTAGGGCTCGGTAACATCTGGAAATTTCCCTTCGAAGTGGAAGCAGGTGGCGGCGCCGCATTTGTACTCATCTATCTTGTCTTTTGTTTTTTGCTGTGTTTCCCTGTTATGGTTACCGAGATTGCTATTGGTAGAAAAACCAATAAAAATGCTGTAGGAGCATTCAATGCATTAGGGTATAACAAGTGGAACATCATTGGAAAAATGGGTATCCTGGCGGGCATTGTTATTTTGTCTTTCTACAATGTGGTAGCCGGCTGGGCGTTGGGCTATTTCTTTGAAATGGCGCAAGGCAATTTCAATGTTGGGAAAGAATTTGGTTCTTACGTAGCCAATGTGAGTACCACAGGTATTTACGCCGTTATATTCATGGCATTCACTGCTTTTGTAGTATCTAGAGGGGTATCTGCAGGAATCGAAAAAGGAGCCAAAATATTGATGCCTACCTTAATCATTATGATTCTTGGTCTATTGGCTTATTCACTGACACTTCCAAATGCCATGACTGGAGTCAAATATTACTTAGTTCCAGAATTCTCTGAATTGAATCTAAAAACCATTGGTGGGGCTTTGAGACAGTCGTTCTTCTCGCTATCTCTGGGTATGGGTACGATCATTACCTATGGTAGTTATCTATCGAAAAAAGAAAATATTATTAGCTCCACCGTTTCCGTAACTTTCTTTGACGTGGGTATCGCGTTCTTAGCTGGATTGATGTTATTTCCACTAGTGGCTTATAGCACCGGCGGTGATATGTCAAATATTCAAGGGGGCGCAGGATTGATTTTCGCAGCCTTACCTAGCGTCTTTGAATCACTAGGGGCCGGATTAGGTAGTATTCTTGGTGCTTTCTTTTTCTTGCTACTATCATTTGCTGCTTTGACATCAACGGTCTCTCTATTAGAGGTACCGGTCTCTTATGTTGTAGACGAGCATAAAATCAGCAGACCAAAAGCCACCGCTATTATGGCAGCGATTATCTTTATCGCAGGACTGCCTTCTTTAGTAGGTAATGGCTACAGTGAGATGTTCACTTCTTTTGTCACCTATGTAGGTGCGGACGGCCCGGTGGGTTTCATGGACTTTTTAGGTCACCTAGCTGACTGCATGCTATTGTTGGGCGGATTCTTGATTGTGACCTTCGCTGGATATGTGTGGAAGAAAGAAAACCTTAATGAAGAAATAGCCATTGGCTATGAAGGATACGAAAATTCCAGAGTAAAAGTATTTATTGGGTTTGCGGTAAGGTATTTATGTCCAGCACTTCTGGGACTCCTATTCATCATGGTCGTGTTGAGCAATTTCTTTGGAGTAGATATTATCAATTAA
- a CDS encoding universal stress protein has translation MRISKILVPIDFSRCSINALKIATEIATKQGAKIEIVNAFHVPAYAPMDVMAVDLVNQPMFKEEERKVKDEFKSLPSLIPQLKDVSYSTKVFMAPAADAIYQCTEQDDIDLIVMGTKGEHDVVENLFGSMSAQVIKSADVPVLVVPENVESFDLKHIGFAADLHEIENMNRLGILSLLAKMYDSEINIFHISEENDEESISEAARERMFLEGSLKDIKHTFATIYHEEPIEGIMEFAERKKLDLLAMYPRQHGFWDKLVHGSTTKKVVMQIKIPLLTIHE, from the coding sequence ATGCGTATTTCCAAAATATTAGTTCCCATAGATTTTTCTAGGTGCTCTATCAACGCGCTGAAAATCGCTACTGAAATCGCCACCAAGCAAGGGGCGAAAATTGAGATCGTCAATGCCTTTCATGTACCAGCCTATGCCCCCATGGATGTAATGGCCGTAGATTTGGTCAATCAACCAATGTTCAAGGAAGAAGAACGGAAAGTAAAAGACGAATTCAAATCCTTACCAAGCTTAATCCCACAATTGAAGGACGTAAGTTACTCCACCAAGGTATTTATGGCCCCTGCTGCCGATGCGATCTATCAATGCACCGAACAAGATGATATAGATCTCATTGTGATGGGAACCAAGGGTGAACATGATGTAGTAGAAAACCTATTCGGAAGCATGAGTGCTCAGGTCATCAAATCTGCAGACGTACCAGTATTAGTGGTTCCTGAAAATGTGGAAAGTTTTGACTTGAAACATATCGGCTTTGCCGCGGACCTTCATGAAATTGAAAACATGAATCGCTTGGGCATCTTGTCTCTATTGGCCAAAATGTATGATTCTGAAATCAATATCTTCCACATCTCCGAAGAAAATGATGAAGAATCAATCAGCGAAGCTGCCCGTGAGCGTATGTTTCTAGAAGGTTCCCTTAAGGACATCAAACATACTTTTGCCACTATCTATCATGAAGAACCAATAGAGGGCATCATGGAATTTGCGGAGAGAAAAAAGTTAGACTTGCTCGCTATGTACCCCAGACAACATGGTTTTTGGGATAAATTAGTTCATGGCAGTACCACAAAGAAAGTAGTCATGCAGATCAAAATTCCGCTTTTGACAATTCATGAGTAA
- a CDS encoding TonB-dependent receptor, whose amino-acid sequence MEAGVHTTKEKALSLNLNESIYGTLAEIGAGQEVASNFFKAGGASGTIAKTMSAYDMKFSDAIYGATKRYVCEEKLLKMLDKEYHLLSKRLNHRADETRFFAFANTVETINYQKTNQGHGWVGVRFQLTPFAEPNDCIIHVVLKDPDMLWQQEVLGKIGVNLIYGCFNHFADPEKLMTSIVDNFSKDRIEIDMFRLEGPAFDGIDNRLMSLQLVKHKLTRAAIFNSHGEVKQPTSFLYKKNVCVLRGRFRPVTHVNVDMMLAGVRQFKKELEENKEQFDVIAELTLKDLTQDGEIDEQDFLDRVDLLNSLGQTVLISNYQEHYRLAVYLSRITRKGKIAFILGINNLARLFEEEYYADLPGGIMEAFGKLFAANQQVLVYPSKTDRSDQLQTSDNFQPSENLTHLYEHLRTNHFIQDIKNAKVENLHIISDNVLEMIKKGTTGWEEYVPYKVAHMIKEKKMFKYSDQTATV is encoded by the coding sequence ATGGAAGCAGGCGTACACACCACAAAAGAGAAAGCACTCTCTCTAAATCTCAATGAATCCATTTATGGAACATTAGCTGAAATCGGAGCAGGACAAGAAGTAGCTTCTAATTTCTTCAAAGCTGGTGGAGCTTCTGGTACTATTGCAAAGACCATGTCCGCCTACGACATGAAGTTTTCCGATGCTATTTATGGTGCCACTAAGCGCTATGTATGCGAAGAAAAACTCCTGAAAATGCTCGACAAAGAGTATCACTTGCTTTCTAAGCGTTTGAATCATCGAGCTGATGAAACCCGCTTCTTTGCCTTTGCCAATACAGTTGAAACAATCAATTATCAAAAAACCAATCAAGGTCATGGTTGGGTTGGTGTGAGGTTTCAGCTCACTCCTTTTGCTGAACCCAACGACTGTATCATTCATGTGGTATTGAAGGACCCTGACATGCTGTGGCAACAAGAAGTCTTGGGTAAAATTGGTGTCAACCTAATTTATGGTTGCTTCAATCATTTTGCTGACCCTGAAAAGCTAATGACTTCTATCGTTGACAATTTCAGTAAAGACAGGATTGAAATAGATATGTTCAGACTGGAAGGACCAGCCTTTGACGGGATAGACAATCGTTTGATGAGTCTTCAACTCGTTAAGCACAAACTGACCAGAGCAGCCATTTTCAATAGTCATGGAGAAGTAAAACAACCGACTTCCTTCTTGTACAAGAAAAACGTATGTGTGCTGAGAGGAAGGTTTAGACCTGTCACTCATGTGAATGTGGACATGATGCTGGCTGGTGTGCGTCAATTCAAGAAAGAACTGGAAGAAAACAAAGAACAGTTTGATGTCATCGCTGAATTGACATTAAAAGATCTTACACAAGATGGAGAAATTGACGAACAGGACTTCTTGGATCGAGTAGATTTATTGAACTCATTGGGTCAAACCGTTCTTATTTCCAATTATCAGGAACATTATCGTTTGGCAGTCTACCTCAGTAGAATAACTAGAAAAGGCAAGATTGCCTTCATATTAGGCATCAACAATCTGGCTCGACTTTTTGAAGAAGAGTATTACGCAGACTTGCCCGGCGGTATTATGGAAGCATTTGGAAAGTTATTCGCCGCCAATCAGCAGGTATTGGTTTATCCAAGCAAAACGGACCGATCAGATCAATTGCAGACCAGCGATAATTTTCAGCCCTCAGAAAATCTCACTCACCTTTATGAGCACCTAAGAACCAACCATTTCATCCAGGACATTAAGAACGCCAAAGTGGAAAACCTTCACATCATATCGGACAATGTTTTGGAGATGATCAAAAAGGGTACCACTGGATGGGAAGAATATGTTCCTTATAAAGTCGCTCATATGATCAAGGAGAAGAAAATGTTCAAATACTCCGACCAAACTGCCACCGTATAG
- a CDS encoding prohibitin family protein yields the protein MDNRKFLPLLVIAAFALFIVVGLSSSLFYKISPAERAVVFYTVSGELDKNNVIRPGWHMKAPWNTIYVYDVSEKKVEESMDVLDKNGLSISVDVSVRFTPMKDKIGEIQENFKSEYINVLVIPEVRSSVRQVMGRYTAEEIYSTKRSEVEGAIKDETSSVLSAEGNNVLMKALLIRAINLPAQIKQAIENKLQQEQEALAYQFRLDKEKSEAERKRIAAEGEAVANKIINSSLTNELLKMRGIEATIELSKSPNSKVVVIGGGDEGLPLILNNN from the coding sequence ATGGATAATAGAAAATTTTTACCCTTATTAGTTATAGCAGCCTTTGCTCTTTTTATAGTAGTAGGTCTTTCATCTAGTCTTTTTTATAAAATATCACCAGCAGAGCGTGCGGTAGTTTTTTATACGGTAAGCGGAGAATTGGATAAGAACAACGTAATCAGACCCGGATGGCACATGAAAGCACCTTGGAACACCATTTATGTTTATGATGTTTCTGAAAAGAAAGTTGAAGAAAGCATGGATGTGCTTGACAAAAACGGATTATCGATCAGTGTGGATGTGTCGGTGAGATTTACTCCTATGAAGGATAAAATTGGCGAAATCCAAGAGAACTTTAAAAGTGAATACATTAATGTATTAGTGATTCCTGAAGTAAGGTCTTCAGTGAGACAAGTCATGGGTAGATACACAGCAGAAGAAATTTACTCTACTAAAAGATCCGAAGTCGAAGGAGCCATCAAAGACGAAACATCTTCAGTATTGAGTGCTGAAGGAAATAATGTCCTGATGAAAGCGCTATTGATCAGAGCAATCAATCTCCCCGCTCAAATCAAACAGGCCATTGAAAACAAACTGCAGCAGGAGCAAGAAGCTTTAGCCTATCAATTCAGATTGGACAAAGAGAAAAGCGAAGCAGAAAGAAAAAGGATTGCAGCCGAAGGTGAAGCTGTAGCGAACAAAATTATTAACAGTAGTTTAACAAACGAATTACTGAAAATGCGTGGAATTGAGGCTACTATTGAGCTATCAAAGTCGCCAAATTCGAAAGTTGTGGTGATTGGGGGTGGCGACGAAGGCCTTCCTTTGATATTAAACAATAATTAG
- a CDS encoding amidohydrolase family protein produces MSKNLKIDMHTHILPEKLPDFAKKFGYGDFIHLVHKRPHFADMMKGGEFFREINENCWDPKVRINEYEKFNTNYQVVCTIPVMFSYWAKADDCLELSMFLNDHIAQVVNDYPKNYIGLGTVPMQSAAHAVKELHRIKELGMPGIQIGSNINNKNLNEPEFYPIWEACEQLDLAVMIHPWEMMGREHMSKYWLPWLVGMPAETSRAACSLIFGGVMEKYPKVRFNFSHAGGSLLATIGRVEHGFNCRPDLVAIHNPINPREYLGKFWVDCITHDLPYLKYIIEMIGSEKVTLGTDYPFPLGDLEIGRFIEESDLPQSDKDNIMYQSTLDWLALDL; encoded by the coding sequence ATGAGCAAGAACCTTAAAATCGATATGCACACGCATATCCTGCCTGAAAAATTACCCGACTTTGCAAAGAAGTTTGGGTATGGAGATTTCATCCATTTGGTGCATAAGCGACCTCACTTTGCCGATATGATGAAAGGAGGAGAGTTCTTTCGCGAAATCAACGAAAACTGCTGGGATCCAAAAGTGCGTATTAACGAATACGAAAAATTCAACACCAACTATCAGGTAGTTTGTACCATACCAGTGATGTTTAGCTACTGGGCGAAGGCAGATGATTGTTTGGAGCTTTCGATGTTTTTGAATGATCACATCGCTCAGGTGGTCAACGATTATCCTAAGAATTACATTGGACTGGGAACTGTGCCCATGCAATCCGCAGCGCATGCGGTAAAGGAGTTGCATCGAATCAAAGAACTGGGAATGCCAGGCATACAGATAGGTTCAAATATCAATAATAAGAATTTGAACGAACCAGAGTTTTATCCCATTTGGGAAGCTTGTGAGCAACTCGACTTGGCGGTGATGATACACCCTTGGGAAATGATGGGTAGGGAGCATATGTCGAAGTATTGGCTGCCTTGGCTGGTAGGGATGCCGGCAGAGACTTCTAGAGCAGCTTGTTCACTGATCTTTGGCGGAGTAATGGAAAAGTATCCAAAAGTAAGATTCAACTTCTCTCACGCAGGTGGGTCTTTGCTGGCCACCATTGGTAGGGTAGAGCATGGCTTCAATTGTCGCCCAGACTTGGTGGCCATCCACAATCCAATCAACCCTAGGGAATATTTGGGTAAGTTCTGGGTGGACTGTATCACTCATGATTTACCATATCTCAAGTACATCATCGAGATGATTGGCTCTGAGAAAGTTACTTTAGGTACGGATTATCCATTTCCTTTGGGCGATTTAGAGATTGGTAGGTTTATCGAAGAAAGTGATTTACCTCAATCTGATAAGGACAATATTATGTATCAGTCTACGCTTGATTGGTTGGCGTTGGATTTGTAA
- a CDS encoding asparagine synthetase B, translating to MRKALVLFFLVVSFGLKGSHILLPMDNTQANHLKAYGIAYWVLQNEIEVDWLLNYKGGAFMFKYYQNFENELIIRGVSYLVISDAQANGILSEIASPSSNMDAMKLEKYPKIAVYSPKSKQPWDDAVTLVLTYAEIPYDVVFDDELMYDELPKYDWLHLHHEDFTGQYGRFYRVYQHYPWYQQQQREYEESARKHGFTKVSHLKLGIVKKIQSYVASGGFLFAMCSATDTYDIALSAEGVDICESMFDGDPADPQAQNKLDFSKTFAFENFTLERNPYIYEFSNIDNQPNQRGLTENNDYFSLFQFSAKWDPIPTMLTQNHEHIIKGFMGQTTAFKKRLVKSDVVLLGETKSIDEAKYIHGVFGKGFWTFYGGHDPEDYQHLVNEEPTDLNLHPNSPGYRLILNNILFPAAKKKKQKT from the coding sequence ATGCGCAAAGCCTTAGTATTATTCTTTCTGGTTGTTTCATTTGGACTCAAAGGATCACATATCCTCCTTCCTATGGACAATACTCAGGCCAATCACCTAAAAGCTTATGGAATTGCCTACTGGGTACTTCAAAATGAAATTGAAGTAGACTGGTTACTTAATTATAAGGGCGGGGCTTTTATGTTTAAGTATTATCAAAATTTCGAAAACGAGTTGATCATACGAGGTGTGAGCTATTTGGTGATTTCTGATGCACAAGCTAATGGTATTCTGAGTGAGATTGCCAGTCCGTCTTCAAATATGGATGCCATGAAATTAGAGAAGTATCCCAAAATTGCGGTCTACTCCCCAAAAAGTAAACAGCCCTGGGATGATGCAGTAACATTAGTCCTAACCTATGCCGAAATACCATACGATGTAGTTTTTGATGACGAACTCATGTACGACGAACTACCAAAATACGACTGGCTTCATTTGCACCATGAAGACTTCACCGGTCAGTACGGCAGGTTCTACCGTGTTTACCAACACTACCCTTGGTATCAGCAGCAGCAGCGTGAATATGAGGAGTCTGCCAGAAAGCATGGGTTCACCAAAGTGTCTCACTTGAAACTTGGCATCGTGAAGAAAATACAATCCTATGTAGCCAGTGGTGGTTTCCTATTTGCCATGTGCTCTGCTACAGATACTTATGATATCGCCTTATCCGCTGAAGGCGTAGACATTTGTGAGAGTATGTTTGATGGAGACCCGGCAGATCCTCAAGCCCAAAACAAGCTAGACTTTTCTAAAACATTTGCCTTCGAAAATTTCACTCTTGAACGAAACCCATACATATACGAGTTTTCAAATATCGACAACCAGCCTAATCAACGAGGTTTAACCGAGAATAATGATTACTTCTCCCTATTCCAATTTTCGGCCAAGTGGGATCCTATCCCTACTATGCTCACTCAAAATCACGAGCACATCATCAAAGGATTTATGGGGCAGACAACTGCTTTCAAAAAACGACTAGTAAAATCCGATGTGGTTCTACTAGGTGAAACTAAATCTATCGACGAAGCCAAATACATTCATGGAGTCTTCGGCAAAGGCTTTTGGACCTTTTATGGTGGGCATGATCCTGAAGACTATCAGCATCTGGTCAACGAAGAACCAACAGATTTGAATCTTCACCCCAATTCACCAGGTTACAGATTGATACTAAACAACATATTGTTCCCTGCGGCAAAGAAGAAAAAACAAAAGACCTGA
- a CDS encoding peptidylprolyl isomerase: MMTAEIHTSKGVMKLEFFENDAPNTVKNFTDLAKKGFYDGLTFHRVIPDFVIQGGCPDGTGAGGPGYQIDCELDGDNQFHDRGVLSMAHAGRNTGGSQFFICHSRTNTAHLDRNHTCFGKVVDGLDVIDEINQGDKMEKVVVID; the protein is encoded by the coding sequence ATTATGACTGCAGAAATCCACACCTCAAAGGGTGTAATGAAGTTGGAGTTTTTCGAAAATGATGCTCCAAATACAGTGAAGAACTTTACTGACTTAGCTAAAAAAGGTTTTTACGATGGTTTGACTTTCCACAGAGTGATTCCTGACTTTGTGATTCAAGGAGGCTGCCCAGACGGCACAGGCGCTGGTGGCCCAGGGTATCAAATCGACTGTGAATTGGATGGTGACAATCAATTCCACGACCGTGGAGTATTGTCTATGGCTCATGCAGGTAGAAATACCGGCGGATCTCAGTTCTTCATCTGTCACAGCAGAACCAACACTGCACACTTGGACAGAAACCATACTTGCTTTGGCAAAGTGGTAGACGGCTTGGACGTGATCGACGAGATCAATCAAGGAGACAAAATGGAAAAAGTTGTTGTAATCGACTAA
- a CDS encoding ABC transporter permease codes for MNLIENIREAVKSILANKLRTVLTAAIIAIGITSLVGILTAIDGIQNSINDSFSNLGSNTFVIEDIREERGKKSGKAQKSYPALTFDEVSQFVSNYKVGEVTALYTTVTRNAEIKYGSEVTNPNFAVTGGDVNYLYVEGYDLDEGRSISAFEHQNGSNVVLIGHEVLTTLFKENENAINKSISFLGAKFKVVGVLEKQGSEGGRADRAVIVPLNVARRLAKNRTLNYRIGVSVKDPIKMEHLMGEATGLMKAIRRDTPGSEDSFAIQEKKSLAERLGEITGYLQIGGFTIGFITLLGASIGLMNIMLVSVTERTREIGVRKAMGATPKRIRQQFLIEAIVITQIGGFGGVVMGFVVGNIISHFLADTFVVPWLWMLFGFVVGVIVGLLSGYLPAHKASKLDPIVSLRFE; via the coding sequence ATGAATCTAATCGAAAACATCCGGGAAGCAGTTAAATCTATTTTAGCCAATAAACTTAGAACTGTTCTTACTGCAGCCATTATTGCTATTGGTATTACTTCTCTAGTCGGAATTCTGACTGCTATTGACGGTATCCAAAATTCTATCAATGATAGTTTCTCCAATCTTGGTTCCAATACATTTGTTATTGAGGACATAAGAGAAGAAAGAGGTAAGAAGTCTGGCAAAGCTCAAAAAAGCTATCCAGCATTGACCTTTGATGAAGTTTCACAGTTTGTGTCGAACTATAAAGTAGGAGAGGTGACTGCTTTATATACTACAGTTACGAGAAATGCAGAAATCAAGTATGGGTCTGAAGTAACCAATCCAAATTTTGCTGTGACAGGAGGTGACGTTAACTACTTATATGTGGAAGGTTATGATTTGGACGAAGGAAGAAGTATTTCGGCTTTCGAACATCAGAACGGTTCTAATGTGGTATTGATAGGTCATGAGGTACTGACTACCCTTTTTAAAGAAAATGAAAATGCCATTAATAAATCAATATCTTTTTTAGGGGCAAAATTCAAGGTAGTAGGCGTATTAGAGAAGCAAGGTTCAGAAGGAGGTAGAGCTGATCGTGCAGTTATTGTTCCTTTGAATGTTGCTAGACGATTGGCAAAAAACAGGACGCTTAATTACCGTATTGGTGTGTCCGTGAAAGACCCCATAAAAATGGAGCATTTAATGGGAGAGGCTACAGGCCTCATGAAGGCGATAAGACGGGATACACCCGGTAGCGAAGATTCGTTTGCCATTCAAGAAAAGAAGTCATTAGCAGAAAGGCTAGGGGAAATTACCGGCTATTTACAAATTGGAGGATTCACCATCGGTTTTATCACCTTACTCGGAGCGTCAATTGGCTTAATGAATATCATGCTGGTTTCCGTTACAGAAAGGACTCGAGAGATTGGAGTCCGCAAGGCAATGGGTGCTACACCTAAACGTATCCGCCAGCAGTTCTTAATTGAAGCTATTGTAATTACTCAGATTGGAGGCTTTGGTGGTGTTGTGATGGGTTTTGTAGTGGGCAACATTATTTCGCATTTTCTTGCCGACACATTTGTTGTTCCATGGCTCTGGATGCTTTTTGGTTTTGTAGTTGGTGTGATAGTAGGTCTACTATCCGGTTACCTTCCAGCACACAAAGCATCTAAACTAGATCCTATCGTTTCTTTACGTTTCGAATAG